A single region of the Lycium barbarum isolate Lr01 chromosome 2, ASM1917538v2, whole genome shotgun sequence genome encodes:
- the LOC132627582 gene encoding putative clathrin assembly protein At4g40080, with protein sequence MSTKRKLRDIIGIIKDKASIIKANLSTQRAVSSIQVLVIRATTHATSSPPRNHRISAIISAGDHSLPAIYACNEAIMDRLHGTRNPYVALKCLFIFHNIMAKGSLLYKDHVSFFPSSGGHNSLNLSGFYDKSDVETRQLSSWVRWYADVLERNMITSRALGSYISPSSRLSINFDKITGLKEHIGFSNFVTEMESLVCMVEGICEAPESQYCQKIDLVHEIMILIAEDYRSTQYHLMIRLVELADRVSRLSYLDLSELILYLKRLEGCRKKLNELFIRRKNDLFWEMVSQKKMEIENVKYERERQSFLLWNVDENSAELTRSSQRFAGKTQQLILFAAA encoded by the coding sequence ATGAGCACAAAAAGAAAACTCAGGGACATTATTGGTATTATCAAAGACAAAGCTTCAATTATCAAAGCCAACTTATCAACCCAACGCGCCGTTTCATCTATCCAAGTCTTGGTCATACGCGCCACCACACACGCCACGTCATCTCCGCCACGGAACCACCGTATCTCCGCCATCATCTCTGCCGGGGACCACTCGCTCCCCGCCATATACGCGTGTAACGAAGCCATCATGGACCGTCTTCACGGGACCCGCAACCCCTACGTTGCCCTAAAATGCCTTTTCATATTCCATAATATTATGGCTAAAGGTTCACTTTTGTACAAAGATCATGTATCCTTTTTCCCTTCTTCTGGTGGTCATAATTCGCTAAATCTTTCCGGATTTTACGATAAATCTGACGTCGAAACGCGACAACTTTCGTCGTGGGTACGATGGTACGCTGATGTTCTTGAACGTAACATGATAACGTCTAGGGCTTTAGGTTCTTATATTTCTCCTTCTTCAAGATTATCGATAAATTTCGATAAAATTACAGGTCTTAAAGAACATATTGGTTTTTCTAATTTCGTAACGGAAATGGAATCGTTGGTTTGCATGGTGGAAGGAATTTGTGAAGCGCCAGAATCACAATATTGTCAAAAGATTGATTTAGTGCATGAGATTATGATATTAATTGCTGAAGATTATCGGTCAACTCAGTACCATTTAATGATTAGACTCGTTGAGTTAGCTGATCGAGTTTCAAGATTGAGTTACTTGGATTTATCCGAGTTGATATTATATTTGAAGAGGCTTGAGGGATGTAGGAAAAAGTTGAATGAATTGTTTATAAGAAGGAAAAATGATTTATTTTGGGAAATGGTAAGTCAAAAGAAAATGGAAATAGAGAATGTGAAATATGAAAGGGAAAGACAGAGTTTTTTACTATGGAATGTAGATGAGAATTCTGCTGAGTTAACTAGGTCATCACAAAGATTTGCAGGAAAAACTCAACAACTAATTTTGTTTGCTGCTGCATAG